A single genomic interval of Spirosoma taeanense harbors:
- a CDS encoding carboxypeptidase regulatory-like domain-containing protein: MNRIVRVLLMAGLALGSLTAQAQSIRLRAANKHFDNLSYVSAIRAYEEFLRADKQKDPAETREALTKLGYSYRKLQDTRNAERVYADLIRAYTDLDSEVYLYYAQSLAANGKYRESQKMYSQYGEKQSQDLRGRRFTVSYMDMSRFYQDSSSYRLHNLPINSRQADFSPMYYKNGLVFVSARDESGAVKRVFSWNQTPFLDMYFHPDTTQLRAPSPEPNRPANAAVLGSGDTRPTTSDLAGSGNQPLTKAELFSRTLNTKYHEGPMTFTKDQNMIVFTRNNTSKGKAGKSSDGIKKLKLYSSINKGGKWVDIQELPFNSNEYSVGHPAFSPDNTRMYFVSDMPGGYGGTDIYVVEYQNGQWGTPVNMGKEINTEGNEMFPFADENGNLYFSSDGHEGLGGLDVFYAELKDGVAFKGVQNAGAPINSEKDDFGFITDRYRTSGYFSSNRKKGVSDDDIYSFRRICKQLNIFVYDAKTGSPIENADVRILRNGSNQDLRVTSVEGRAELCVDVNTDYEFKAVKEGFAMNSVRFSTLTQSARPVMSVSIYLERAENMLVRGVVKTEVNQRPAPGVKVTLRNEKDKSEQTVTTGPDGGYEFDTKPGAPYTITAQKDRYATKKTQYSKPKRNAKVITDSLGLYGVGDIFQLKNIYYDLDKFFIRADAARELDHVVALLKEYPQMKIELRSHTDARATDTYNVRLSENRARAALDYLISRGIQPDRLVARGYGESEIINGCVDGVNCTEIEHQLNRRTEFKIVAVQ; this comes from the coding sequence ATGAATCGAATTGTACGGGTTTTGCTCATGGCGGGACTGGCGCTTGGTAGCCTGACGGCTCAGGCGCAAAGCATACGTTTACGAGCAGCTAATAAGCATTTTGATAACCTTAGTTACGTCAGTGCGATACGGGCGTATGAAGAGTTTCTGCGGGCCGACAAACAGAAAGACCCCGCTGAAACCCGCGAAGCCCTGACCAAACTGGGGTATAGCTATCGCAAACTACAGGATACCCGTAACGCCGAGCGGGTCTATGCCGATCTGATCAGGGCGTATACCGACCTCGACAGCGAAGTGTATCTGTACTACGCGCAGTCGCTGGCGGCTAACGGCAAATACCGCGAGTCGCAGAAGATGTATAGCCAGTACGGGGAAAAGCAAAGTCAGGACCTGCGCGGACGCCGGTTTACCGTGTCGTACATGGACATGAGCCGCTTTTATCAGGATTCGTCGTCGTACCGGCTCCATAACCTGCCCATCAACTCGCGGCAGGCGGATTTCAGCCCTATGTATTATAAAAACGGTCTGGTTTTTGTGTCGGCCCGCGACGAATCAGGGGCCGTGAAGCGGGTGTTCAGCTGGAACCAGACACCGTTTCTGGACATGTATTTTCACCCCGATACCACGCAGCTGCGGGCGCCCAGTCCCGAGCCAAACCGGCCGGCCAACGCGGCTGTGCTCGGCAGCGGAGATACCCGGCCCACGACCAGCGACCTTGCGGGGAGCGGAAACCAGCCCCTGACGAAAGCTGAACTGTTCAGCCGGACGCTGAATACCAAATACCATGAAGGGCCAATGACCTTCACGAAGGATCAGAACATGATCGTCTTTACCCGCAACAATACCAGCAAAGGCAAAGCGGGGAAAAGCTCGGACGGGATCAAAAAGCTCAAACTGTATTCGTCCATCAACAAAGGCGGGAAATGGGTGGACATTCAGGAACTGCCCTTCAACAGCAACGAGTATTCCGTGGGGCACCCGGCGTTTTCGCCTGACAATACCCGAATGTATTTTGTATCGGATATGCCCGGCGGCTACGGCGGTACGGATATTTACGTAGTCGAGTACCAGAACGGCCAGTGGGGAACGCCCGTCAACATGGGCAAGGAGATTAATACGGAAGGCAACGAAATGTTCCCCTTTGCCGACGAGAACGGCAACCTGTATTTCTCTTCCGACGGCCACGAAGGGCTGGGCGGGCTGGACGTATTCTATGCTGAGCTGAAGGATGGCGTAGCCTTTAAAGGGGTGCAGAACGCAGGAGCGCCCATTAACTCCGAGAAGGATGATTTCGGTTTCATCACGGATAGGTACCGCACCAGCGGCTACTTCAGCAGCAATCGAAAGAAGGGCGTCAGCGATGACGATATCTATTCCTTCCGGCGAATCTGCAAGCAGCTGAATATCTTTGTATACGATGCCAAAACGGGCTCACCGATCGAAAACGCCGACGTGCGGATTCTGCGGAACGGCTCCAACCAGGACCTGCGCGTGACGAGCGTCGAAGGGCGGGCAGAGCTATGCGTGGACGTGAATACCGACTACGAATTTAAGGCCGTGAAAGAAGGCTTCGCCATGAACAGCGTCCGTTTTTCGACGCTGACGCAGTCGGCCAGGCCGGTCATGAGCGTATCCATTTACCTCGAACGTGCCGAGAATATGCTCGTGCGGGGTGTAGTTAAGACAGAGGTTAACCAGCGGCCCGCCCCTGGGGTAAAAGTGACGCTGCGGAATGAAAAGGATAAATCCGAACAGACCGTAACGACAGGCCCCGACGGAGGATACGAGTTTGATACGAAGCCGGGCGCGCCCTACACGATTACGGCCCAGAAAGATCGCTACGCTACCAAAAAGACCCAGTACAGCAAACCAAAGCGAAATGCCAAAGTCATTACGGATTCGCTCGGTCTGTATGGCGTGGGCGACATTTTCCAGCTCAAGAACATCTATTACGACCTCGATAAGTTCTTTATCCGTGCCGATGCCGCCCGCGAACTGGACCATGTCGTAGCCCTTCTGAAGGAGTATCCGCAGATGAAGATCGAACTGCGTTCGCATACCGACGCCCGGGCGACGGATACCTATAACGTCCGCCTGTCGGAAAACCGCGCCCGGGCCGCGCTCGACTACCTGATCTCGCGGGGGATTCAGCCCGACCGACTGGTCGCCCGCGGTTACGGCGAGAGTGAGATCATCAACGGCTGCGTGGATGGCGTGAACTGCACCGAAATCGAACACCAGCTGAACCGACGGACCGAGTTCAAGATTGTGGCCGTACAGTAG
- the tilS gene encoding tRNA lysidine(34) synthetase TilS, with protein MGNEQGSGNEKQGKKAKQQTNHNDKTTASGRYRMLEQRFLGFINDNRLIGPADRVLLAVSGGLDSVVMAEVFFRTGQSFALAHVNFGLRGVESDADAHFVQNIAARYGVPFHLTRFDTASVATERGISIQMAARDLRYDWFAQLIQAHGYASVATAHHQNDVLETLLLNLTRGTGLAGLHGIAARQGSVIRPLLFATRDELKDYADTHQVTFREDQSNADDTYARNRIRHHVVPVLAELNPGLWQTFPRTIGRLRAAEVLMQAELDRSWQTITETEGDRTLLRTNALLALPEPAFRLGEWLKPFGFTLDQAGQMLDALSRPPGQVFQSATHRVTHERSGLLLTHLTPLDWPEIRLDVWPDAPIDVAGRFWLTIETMPRPIDFKLPADPNIACLDADRLSFPLLLRPWQLGDRFQPLGLQGHKLVSDLLNDLKLSRAEREGTLLLLSGGQIAWVIGRRISHHVRITPQTRRVARLVWVAQ; from the coding sequence GTGGGAAACGAACAGGGATCCGGCAACGAGAAGCAGGGCAAGAAAGCGAAACAACAGACGAACCATAACGACAAAACTACGGCTTCGGGCCGATACCGGATGTTGGAGCAGCGTTTTTTAGGATTTATTAACGACAATCGACTAATCGGTCCCGCCGACCGGGTCCTGCTGGCCGTCAGTGGCGGCCTGGACTCGGTAGTCATGGCCGAGGTCTTTTTCCGAACGGGACAGTCCTTTGCCCTGGCGCATGTTAACTTCGGTCTGCGCGGGGTGGAGTCCGATGCCGATGCTCACTTTGTTCAGAACATAGCGGCCCGGTACGGGGTTCCGTTTCACCTGACCCGCTTCGATACGGCCTCCGTAGCGACCGAACGGGGTATTTCTATCCAGATGGCCGCCCGGGATCTGCGTTACGACTGGTTCGCGCAATTGATTCAGGCGCATGGGTACGCCAGCGTGGCTACGGCCCACCACCAGAATGACGTGCTGGAAACTCTGCTGCTCAATCTGACGCGGGGCACGGGCCTGGCCGGGCTGCATGGGATTGCCGCCCGGCAGGGATCGGTCATCCGGCCGCTGCTGTTCGCAACCCGCGATGAGCTGAAGGACTATGCGGATACCCACCAAGTAACCTTTCGGGAAGACCAGTCCAATGCCGACGACACGTATGCCCGGAACCGAATCCGACATCACGTAGTGCCCGTCCTGGCCGAATTGAATCCGGGCCTGTGGCAAACCTTTCCGCGCACGATCGGGCGGCTTCGGGCGGCCGAAGTGTTGATGCAGGCCGAACTCGACCGGTCCTGGCAGACCATCACCGAAACAGAGGGCGATAGAACGCTGCTGCGAACGAATGCTCTGCTGGCGCTGCCCGAACCCGCCTTCCGGCTGGGAGAGTGGCTGAAGCCGTTCGGCTTTACGCTGGATCAGGCTGGGCAGATGCTCGACGCGTTAAGTCGACCGCCGGGGCAGGTCTTCCAGTCGGCAACGCACCGGGTGACTCACGAGCGCAGCGGGTTGCTCCTGACCCACCTAACACCGTTAGATTGGCCGGAAATCCGCCTGGACGTCTGGCCGGACGCACCGATTGACGTAGCGGGGCGTTTCTGGCTGACTATCGAGACGATGCCCCGGCCGATCGATTTCAAACTGCCTGCCGACCCAAATATAGCCTGTCTGGACGCCGACCGGCTGAGCTTTCCGCTGCTCCTTCGGCCCTGGCAGCTGGGTGACCGATTTCAACCCCTGGGGCTGCAGGGCCATAAGCTCGTCAGCGATCTGCTGAATGATCTGAAATTGAGCCGAGCCGAACGGGAAGGAACCCTGCTGCTGCTCTCGGGCGGACAGATCGCCTGGGTCATCGGCCGACGCATCAGTCACCACGTCCGGATCACTCCGCAAACCAGGCGGGTGGCACGGCTGGTCTGGGTAGCGCAGTAG
- a CDS encoding OstA-like protein encodes MVRLLFRFLALLLVAGSLFVSHNAGAQVGRPPAGGGDKVELLPGADSLVGLSQPGQVIRKIYNNVRFRQKGVLMYCNLAIQNVTTNVIEAYGNVRLIQGDTISVRGDTMFYYGNTRQANLRGHVIMRDRKMTLTTAQLDYDMLAGIAHYPTPGRIVDKENVLTSREGYYDTRSKLFTFRQNVRLVNPKGTLTADSLLYNSLTRIATFQGPTRITNKDGVLTAVAGQYNTTTGISNFERRATVDTPKYRLTGDTLYYDNVSELGIARGNVVMVAKDRKAVITGDHVRYNGKAGISRVTGHPVARSIVSADTLFLRADTLFSFDNKVTNTRRLLGQKNVFVYKSDLQSKCDSLLYDTADSTIYFYKKPIVWSQNKYQMEADSMRALLKNNRISTMFLKSRSFVISLDTLKNFNQIKGRTVTAYFVTKPNAAPMAKAGSSASATAGSARKPSPAATKAPQSGVLAKGTAPVSTTAPMQEETTLDRVIVEGNGQSIYYAVDETNKLIGLNHVECSRMNIEFADNKVGRIRFYGQPDAELIPPKEITDEAKQLDGFRWREAEKPNKAQVLWLETPPAEQPANKKPLKTRASAKPLAKKFVPRGNN; translated from the coding sequence ATGGTTCGTCTGTTGTTTCGCTTTCTTGCCCTGCTTCTCGTTGCCGGATCCCTGTTCGTTTCCCACAACGCCGGGGCGCAGGTTGGTCGGCCGCCAGCGGGGGGTGGCGACAAAGTTGAGCTGCTGCCCGGCGCCGACAGTTTGGTTGGCTTAAGCCAGCCCGGTCAGGTCATCCGGAAAATCTATAACAACGTCCGGTTCCGGCAGAAAGGCGTTTTAATGTACTGCAACCTAGCCATCCAGAACGTAACGACCAACGTTATCGAAGCCTACGGGAACGTCCGGCTGATTCAAGGCGACACCATCAGCGTCCGGGGCGATACGATGTTCTATTACGGTAATACCCGGCAGGCTAATCTGCGCGGCCATGTGATTATGCGCGACCGGAAAATGACCTTAACGACCGCCCAGCTGGATTACGACATGCTGGCGGGTATAGCCCATTACCCCACCCCCGGCCGTATTGTTGACAAAGAAAACGTGCTGACCAGCCGGGAAGGTTATTATGATACCCGCAGCAAATTGTTTACGTTCCGCCAGAACGTCCGGCTCGTCAACCCCAAAGGTACGCTGACGGCCGATTCGCTGCTGTATAATTCCCTGACCCGCATCGCAACGTTTCAGGGCCCGACCCGCATTACCAACAAAGACGGCGTGCTGACAGCCGTGGCCGGTCAGTACAACACCACCACGGGCATCTCGAATTTCGAGCGCCGGGCCACCGTCGATACGCCGAAATACCGGCTCACCGGCGACACGCTTTACTACGACAATGTCTCCGAGCTGGGGATTGCCCGGGGGAATGTGGTCATGGTGGCTAAAGACCGGAAAGCCGTCATCACGGGGGATCACGTTCGTTATAACGGGAAAGCCGGAATCTCCCGGGTAACTGGCCACCCCGTCGCCCGGAGTATAGTCAGCGCTGACACGCTGTTTCTGCGCGCCGATACGCTGTTTTCGTTCGACAATAAAGTCACCAATACGCGCCGGCTGCTGGGTCAGAAAAACGTGTTTGTCTATAAGTCGGACCTGCAGAGCAAGTGCGACTCCCTGCTTTACGATACGGCCGATTCGACCATCTATTTTTATAAAAAGCCGATTGTCTGGAGTCAGAACAAGTACCAGATGGAAGCCGACTCGATGCGGGCGCTGCTGAAAAACAACCGCATCAGCACCATGTTCCTCAAGAGCAGGTCTTTCGTAATTTCACTCGATACGCTCAAAAACTTCAACCAGATCAAAGGCCGCACGGTAACGGCTTATTTCGTCACGAAACCCAATGCGGCACCCATGGCCAAAGCGGGTTCATCGGCCAGCGCAACCGCCGGTTCCGCCCGAAAACCCTCCCCGGCTGCAACGAAAGCCCCCCAATCCGGCGTATTGGCCAAGGGAACGGCGCCCGTGTCCACCACGGCTCCGATGCAGGAAGAAACAACCCTGGATCGGGTGATCGTAGAAGGCAACGGACAAAGTATCTACTATGCCGTCGACGAAACGAATAAGCTGATTGGGTTGAATCACGTGGAATGCAGCCGGATGAACATAGAGTTTGCCGACAACAAGGTGGGACGGATCCGCTTTTACGGTCAGCCGGATGCGGAGCTGATTCCGCCTAAGGAAATTACCGACGAAGCCAAACAGCTCGACGGATTCCGGTGGCGTGAAGCCGAAAAACCGAACAAAGCCCAGGTCTTATGGCTCGAAACGCCCCCGGCCGAACAGCCCGCGAATAAAAAGCCGTTAAAAACCAGAGCCTCAGCTAAACCTTTGGCTAAGAAATTCGTTCCAAGGGGTAATAATTGA
- a CDS encoding T9SS type A sorting domain-containing protein, translating into MKQCILIGFLTVLLAATTPLRAQIAPRDSDARKGSRLELGRTAVSRKATSPAMPAQRFSLVTAPAYQSLDRPNILRKNTPINEYYRSLLVARPTTKAASRPAATEETPAAVSELRSGAEPELKAEDHMYTSERITVSNIYPNPASEAAEIDYQISGPIGEAKLILLNVLGSPVAEYELERNERKVRIVTRDLATGYYFYQLSLDGKKVATKKLLVRHQ; encoded by the coding sequence ATGAAACAATGTATACTTATTGGTTTTCTGACCGTCTTACTGGCGGCCACCACTCCGCTCCGGGCGCAGATTGCCCCGCGCGATTCCGACGCCCGCAAGGGTAGCCGGCTGGAGTTGGGGCGCACGGCCGTAAGCCGGAAAGCAACCAGCCCGGCGATGCCTGCCCAGCGGTTTTCGCTGGTAACGGCTCCGGCCTACCAGAGCCTCGACCGACCGAACATACTCCGTAAAAACACCCCGATCAACGAATACTATCGTTCGCTGCTGGTGGCCCGGCCAACGACCAAAGCAGCTTCCCGCCCGGCGGCTACCGAAGAAACGCCTGCGGCCGTGAGCGAACTGCGCTCGGGGGCCGAACCCGAGCTGAAGGCCGAAGACCATATGTATACCAGCGAACGGATTACGGTATCGAACATTTACCCGAATCCGGCCAGCGAAGCCGCCGAAATTGATTACCAGATCTCCGGCCCCATCGGCGAAGCGAAGCTGATTCTGCTCAACGTCCTGGGCTCGCCCGTGGCCGAGTACGAGCTGGAACGTAACGAGCGTAAGGTTCGTATTGTGACCCGCGATCTGGCCACCGGTTATTATTTCTATCAGCTTTCCCTGGATGGTAAAAAAGTAGCGACCAAGAAGCTGCTTGTCCGGCACCAGTAG
- a CDS encoding outer membrane protein assembly factor BamD, producing MQQRLILQVLLGAWFVFLLTSCSSFSKLQKNGTDDEKYKAAVEYYKKGDWYRAGLLFEELIPVLKGSTESELAQFYYAYTQYRQQQYLLSATLFKKFYETFARSDHAQEAMYMYAYSLYKDTPQFNLDQSNTLTATAALQDFINAYPDSQYRDECTKLILDLRQKLERKAYEKAKLYYRTSGFNIASYKSSVIAINNFQKEFPDSEYNEELAFLKVDAEYSLAQNSLETKQKERYQEAIGYYQAFVDKYPNSKYLKQAEKMYESSQKEIERLVKLEQEREKLKESETNRPAKVTAAN from the coding sequence ATGCAACAGCGTCTTATCCTGCAGGTTCTTTTAGGAGCCTGGTTTGTCTTTCTGCTCACGTCCTGCAGCTCGTTCTCGAAACTCCAGAAGAACGGCACCGACGACGAGAAATACAAGGCAGCCGTTGAATACTATAAAAAAGGTGACTGGTATCGGGCCGGCCTGTTGTTTGAGGAACTGATCCCGGTTCTGAAAGGCAGCACCGAGTCGGAGCTGGCCCAGTTCTATTACGCCTATACCCAGTATCGCCAGCAGCAGTACCTGCTCAGTGCCACGTTATTCAAGAAGTTCTACGAGACCTTTGCCCGGTCCGATCACGCGCAGGAGGCCATGTATATGTATGCCTACTCGCTCTACAAGGATACACCCCAGTTTAACCTCGACCAGTCGAATACACTGACGGCAACCGCGGCTCTGCAGGACTTTATCAACGCCTATCCGGACAGCCAGTATCGCGATGAATGCACTAAACTCATTCTTGACCTGCGCCAGAAGCTGGAGCGGAAAGCCTATGAGAAAGCAAAGCTGTACTACAGGACCAGCGGCTTTAACATTGCTTCCTATAAGTCGTCGGTGATTGCGATTAATAACTTCCAGAAAGAATTTCCGGATTCGGAGTACAACGAGGAACTGGCCTTCCTGAAGGTCGATGCGGAGTACAGTCTGGCGCAGAACAGCCTGGAAACGAAGCAGAAGGAACGTTATCAGGAAGCGATTGGTTACTACCAGGCGTTCGTGGATAAATACCCGAACAGCAAGTACCTGAAGCAGGCCGAGAAAATGTATGAGTCCAGCCAGAAGGAAATTGAACGGCTGGTAAAGTTAGAACAGGAACGCGAAAAACTGAAGGAGTCTGAGACCAATCGCCCGGCGAAGGTAACGGCCGCGAACTAA
- a CDS encoding DNA-directed RNA polymerase subunit omega: MATNQSIITRDNDKIAALTGNLYESVSIISKRARQIATKNKEELSNKLSEFVSAVDNLEEVFENREQIEISKFYERMPKPTSIATDEFLEGKVYWRYNDEEPQP, translated from the coding sequence ATGGCAACCAACCAATCCATTATTACCCGCGATAACGACAAGATTGCGGCCCTGACGGGCAATCTGTATGAATCGGTTTCGATTATTTCGAAGCGTGCCCGCCAGATTGCGACCAAAAATAAAGAGGAACTGAGCAACAAGCTGTCCGAGTTTGTGTCGGCGGTTGATAACCTCGAAGAGGTATTTGAAAACCGGGAGCAGATTGAAATCTCGAAGTTCTACGAGCGGATGCCCAAGCCTACTTCCATCGCAACCGACGAATTTCTGGAAGGCAAGGTATACTGGCGGTACAACGACGAAGAACCCCAGCCGTAA